A single Anopheles maculipalpis chromosome 3RL, idAnoMacuDA_375_x, whole genome shotgun sequence DNA region contains:
- the LOC126565520 gene encoding transmembrane protein 242 isoform X2: MASTVEQSTLINPPAEELSEEKRKFRYRAGAFLAAVGATSAVAGFSKAIMSAKKSDPKYFDKGLHGSIALHEAGTSLALRALGWGTLYAILGTGSICFGIWKLSGANNMEEFREAVGKILPRVPRNNPPTSRTEFEGLTDLMQYLSTWGKDEKQAAPSLTNKQPSP, translated from the exons ATGGCATCCACAGTGGAACAATCGACCCTGATAAATCCTCCTGCAGAAGAGCTATCggaggagaaaagaaaatttcgcTATCGAG CCGGTGCATTTCTAGCAGCAGTCGGTGCAACGTCAGCCGTAGCAGGTTTCAGTAAAGCGATTATGTCGGCCAAAAAATCGGACCCAAAATATTTCGACAAAGGTCTGCACGGTAGCATAGCGCTACACGAGGCCGGTACGAGCCTTGCGTTGCGTGCGCTCGGATGGGGCACACTGTATGCTATCCTCGGCACGGGAAGCATTTGCTTCGGAATATGGAAGCTAAGCGGAGCGAACAAT ATGGAAGAGTTTCGGGAAGCGGTCGGCAAAATCTTGCCCCGAGTACCACGTAACAATCCACCAACGAGCCGTACGGAATTTGAAGGACTGACCGATCTCATGCAGTACCTGTCGACATGGGGAAAAGATGAGAAGCAAGCGGCTCCTTCCTTGACAAATAAACAACCTAGTCCGTAG
- the LOC126565520 gene encoding transmembrane protein 242 isoform X1 yields MASTVEQSTLINPPAEELSEEKRKFRYRAGAFLAAVGATSAVAGFSKAIMSAKKSDPKYFDKGLHGSIALHEAGTSLALRALGWGTLYAILGTGSICFGIWKLSGANNMEEFREAVGKILPRVPRNNPPTSRTEFEGLTDLMQYLSTWGKDEKQAAPSLTNKQPSP; encoded by the exons TGGCATCCACAGTGGAACAATCGACCCTGATAAATCCTCCTGCAGAAGAGCTATCggaggagaaaagaaaatttcgcTATCGAG CCGGTGCATTTCTAGCAGCAGTCGGTGCAACGTCAGCCGTAGCAGGTTTCAGTAAAGCGATTATGTCGGCCAAAAAATCGGACCCAAAATATTTCGACAAAGGTCTGCACGGTAGCATAGCGCTACACGAGGCCGGTACGAGCCTTGCGTTGCGTGCGCTCGGATGGGGCACACTGTATGCTATCCTCGGCACGGGAAGCATTTGCTTCGGAATATGGAAGCTAAGCGGAGCGAACAAT ATGGAAGAGTTTCGGGAAGCGGTCGGCAAAATCTTGCCCCGAGTACCACGTAACAATCCACCAACGAGCCGTACGGAATTTGAAGGACTGACCGATCTCATGCAGTACCTGTCGACATGGGGAAAAGATGAGAAGCAAGCGGCTCCTTCCTTGACAAATAAACAACCTAGTCCGTAG